A stretch of the Paucidesulfovibrio longus DSM 6739 genome encodes the following:
- a CDS encoding aldehyde dehydrogenase family protein, with product MPIPEIVANWIDGKQSLAATGETFDKFNPASGALLCKGARSARAEVDAAVASARAAQPAWARVPAVQRGMILHDVVKAMEARKQEIAEIVHLETGKRMSEALGECGGAIQLGLFYASEGQRLYGRTCQSGAANRFSLSVRQPVGVAGLIIAANTPIANVAWKIFPALICGNGVVLKAAEDTPATAWIMGEIISGVLERHGLPGGVCNILQGLGAEAGQPLVEHPDVGVVSFTGSAKVGRILGEIAGRRLAKISLELGGKNALVVCDDADLDRAVKFTALSAFSNAGQRCVAGSRIIVFDAVYDDFKARLLAATEKLRVGFGEEDDFGPVVNARQLANMCAAVKRAVDQGAALLAGGGRLEDEAHAGGYYMAPTILEGAAPDAEISREELFGPICCLYRVKDFEEALALTNDCDYGLSACVHTRDLDRGIEFCKRVRTGMAVVNGATFGSEPHMPFGGVKQSGNGSREPGTEAIDIYSDLKCINIHTEQDNL from the coding sequence ATGCCCATCCCAGAGATCGTCGCCAACTGGATCGACGGCAAGCAGTCCCTCGCCGCCACGGGCGAGACCTTCGACAAGTTCAATCCCGCCAGCGGCGCCCTGCTCTGCAAGGGGGCGCGCTCCGCCCGCGCCGAGGTGGATGCGGCGGTGGCTTCCGCCAGGGCGGCCCAGCCCGCCTGGGCCAGGGTGCCCGCCGTGCAGCGCGGCATGATCCTCCACGACGTGGTCAAGGCGATGGAAGCCCGCAAGCAGGAGATCGCGGAGATCGTGCACCTGGAAACGGGCAAACGCATGTCCGAGGCCCTGGGCGAATGCGGCGGAGCCATCCAGCTCGGCCTGTTCTACGCCTCCGAGGGCCAGCGTCTTTACGGGCGCACCTGCCAGTCCGGCGCGGCCAACCGCTTTTCCCTCTCCGTGCGCCAGCCCGTGGGCGTGGCCGGACTGATCATCGCCGCCAACACCCCCATCGCCAACGTGGCCTGGAAGATCTTCCCGGCCCTGATCTGCGGAAACGGCGTGGTGCTCAAGGCCGCCGAGGACACCCCGGCCACGGCCTGGATCATGGGCGAAATCATTTCCGGCGTCCTGGAACGCCACGGCCTGCCCGGCGGCGTCTGCAACATTCTCCAGGGCCTGGGCGCGGAAGCGGGCCAGCCCCTGGTGGAGCACCCGGACGTGGGCGTGGTCTCCTTCACGGGCTCGGCCAAGGTCGGGCGCATCCTCGGCGAGATCGCGGGCCGCAGGCTGGCCAAGATCTCGCTGGAACTGGGCGGCAAGAACGCCCTGGTGGTCTGCGACGACGCGGACCTGGACCGCGCCGTGAAGTTCACCGCGCTCTCGGCATTTTCCAACGCGGGCCAGCGCTGCGTCGCAGGCAGCCGGATCATCGTTTTCGACGCCGTGTACGACGATTTCAAGGCCCGGCTTCTGGCCGCCACGGAGAAGCTGCGCGTCGGCTTCGGCGAAGAGGACGATTTCGGCCCGGTGGTCAACGCCCGCCAGCTCGCGAACATGTGCGCCGCGGTCAAGCGCGCCGTGGACCAGGGCGCGGCCCTGCTCGCGGGGGGAGGACGCCTGGAGGACGAAGCCCACGCGGGCGGCTACTACATGGCCCCGACCATCCTGGAGGGCGCAGCCCCGGACGCTGAGATATCCCGCGAGGAACTTTTCGGGCCGATCTGCTGCCTCTACAGGGTCAAGGACTTCGAGGAGGCCCTGGCTCTGACCAACGACTGCGACTACGGCCTTTCCGCCTGCGTCCATACCCGCGACCTGGACCGGGGCATCGAGTTCTGCAAGCGCGTGCGCACGGGCATGGCCGTCGTCAACGGCGCGACCTTCGGCTCGGAGCCGCACATGCCCTTCGGCGGCGTCAAGCAGTCCGGCAACGGTTCCCGCGAGCCCGGAACCGAGGCCATCGACATCTATTCCGACCTCAAGTGCATCAACATCCATACCGAACAGGACAATCTCTGA
- a CDS encoding transketolase family protein, which produces MAYTAKYISREALADIVFADAPAQRRAAAFAEASRINCLYMIQNAGSGHIGTSFSSLEIMSWLHMEEMDENDFFFSSKGHDAPALYTVLLGLGRLPFEKLHQLRRLGGLPGHPDVGTECMVTNTGSLGMGIAKARGMIKARRLDGRPGRAFVLLGDGELEEGQIWESLQPTANGEYSELTVIVDHNKIQSDTWVSDTSDLGDLETKFRAFGWEVVRCDGNDVDALSGALAYLRGVEARPKMLIADTIKGRGVSFMERFDAEATGGLYAYHSGAVSPEVYAKALAELTANLTTACAEAGIPMPAFTEAEITPATPLENPQKLVAAYGRKLLELGGEREDMVVLDADLVLDCGLLGFRDAFPDRFVECGIAEQDMVSMAGGLALSGKLPLVHSFGCFLTTRPGEQIFNNATEKTKIIYAGSLVGILPGGPGHSHQSVRDIALMSCVPGMTCVEPCCEAETEMALEWAVQANPGSTYIRLVSIPCPKSFELPAGYRLTPGKGAVLREGKADAPLVFAYGPVLTEQACRAADQLAAQGIDATVVNLPWLSGVDEQWLREIVGTRDNVLTLDNHLLKGGQGEMLAATAARLGLGARFHCLGLTGKPACGRNDEVLAHHGLDANGIAGRVRAIVA; this is translated from the coding sequence ATGGCCTACACCGCCAAATACATCTCCCGCGAAGCCCTGGCCGACATCGTCTTCGCGGACGCCCCGGCCCAGCGCCGCGCCGCGGCCTTTGCCGAGGCCAGCCGCATCAACTGCCTGTACATGATCCAGAACGCCGGGTCCGGGCATATCGGCACGAGCTTCAGCTCCCTGGAGATCATGAGCTGGCTGCACATGGAGGAGATGGACGAAAACGATTTCTTCTTCTCCTCCAAGGGGCACGACGCCCCGGCCCTCTACACCGTGCTGCTCGGCCTGGGCCGCCTGCCTTTCGAAAAGCTGCACCAGCTCCGCCGCCTGGGCGGCCTGCCCGGCCACCCGGACGTGGGCACCGAGTGCATGGTCACCAACACCGGCTCCCTGGGCATGGGCATCGCCAAGGCGCGCGGCATGATCAAGGCCCGCCGCCTGGACGGCCGCCCCGGCCGGGCCTTCGTGCTCCTGGGAGACGGCGAGCTGGAGGAAGGGCAGATCTGGGAATCGCTCCAGCCCACGGCCAACGGCGAATACTCCGAGCTGACCGTGATCGTGGACCACAACAAGATCCAGTCCGACACCTGGGTTTCGGACACCTCGGACCTGGGCGATCTGGAAACCAAGTTCCGGGCCTTCGGCTGGGAAGTGGTCCGCTGCGACGGCAACGACGTGGACGCGCTCAGCGGCGCGCTGGCCTACCTGCGCGGGGTGGAGGCCAGGCCCAAGATGCTCATCGCGGACACCATCAAGGGCCGCGGCGTGAGCTTCATGGAGCGGTTCGACGCCGAGGCCACGGGCGGCCTCTACGCCTACCACTCCGGGGCGGTCTCCCCGGAGGTCTACGCCAAGGCGCTGGCAGAGCTGACGGCCAACCTGACCACGGCCTGCGCCGAGGCAGGCATCCCCATGCCCGCCTTCACCGAAGCGGAGATCACTCCGGCCACGCCCCTGGAAAATCCGCAAAAGCTCGTGGCCGCCTATGGGCGCAAGCTGCTGGAGCTGGGCGGCGAGCGCGAGGACATGGTCGTGCTCGACGCGGATCTGGTCCTGGACTGCGGACTGCTCGGCTTCCGCGACGCCTTCCCCGACCGCTTCGTGGAATGCGGCATCGCCGAGCAGGACATGGTTTCCATGGCAGGCGGTCTGGCGCTTTCGGGCAAGCTGCCCCTGGTGCACTCCTTCGGCTGCTTCCTGACCACGCGCCCCGGCGAACAGATTTTCAACAACGCCACGGAAAAGACCAAGATCATCTACGCGGGCTCCCTGGTGGGCATCCTGCCGGGCGGCCCGGGCCACTCGCACCAGAGCGTGCGCGACATCGCGCTGATGTCCTGCGTGCCGGGCATGACCTGCGTCGAGCCGTGCTGCGAGGCCGAGACGGAAATGGCCCTGGAATGGGCCGTGCAGGCCAACCCCGGCAGCACGTACATCCGCCTCGTGTCCATTCCCTGCCCCAAGAGCTTCGAGCTTCCCGCAGGCTACAGGCTCACGCCCGGCAAGGGCGCGGTCCTGCGCGAAGGAAAGGCGGACGCCCCCCTGGTCTTCGCCTATGGCCCGGTGCTCACGGAGCAGGCCTGCCGCGCCGCGGACCAGCTCGCCGCTCAGGGCATCGACGCGACCGTGGTCAACCTGCCCTGGCTGAGCGGCGTGGACGAGCAGTGGCTGCGGGAGATCGTGGGCACGCGCGACAACGTGCTCACCCTGGACAACCACCTGCTCAAGGGCGGCCAGGGCGAAATGCTCGCGGCCACGGCGGCCCGCCTGGGCCTGGGCGCGCGCTTCCACTGCCTGGGACTGACCGGCAAGCCCGCCTGCGGCCGCAACGACGAAGTGCTGGCGCACCACGGCCTGGACGCGAATGGAATCGCCGG